One region of Polyodon spathula isolate WHYD16114869_AA chromosome 25, ASM1765450v1, whole genome shotgun sequence genomic DNA includes:
- the LOC121299694 gene encoding N-lysine methyltransferase KMT5A-B-like isoform X1: protein MARGKANTSVPSKGKADDSTRTTEEKGTKENTPEMNRDIILNGQPSIRSFLSPGKSGHKRCPLQDENSTTPSSEARCLGKCAVKNETQKKDQEKKTAINADATKFEEKEAEQCNGAVTTSKTGCVAASVHSNTDVSTQNGADRSNVKKDTPRKVKAKQSARRGAESKGSQNRKVTDYYPIRRSSRKSKKELQFEEKKHIDELIICGIEDGMKVEHIEGKGRGVFATKPFQRGEFVVEYHGDLIEFTDAKKREGMYAQDPTTGCYMYYFQYLTKTYCVDATNETSRLGRLINHSKNGNCQTKLHDINGIPHLILVASRDIEKDEELLYDYGDRSKASLEAHPWLKH from the exons ATGGCAAGAG GAAAGGCGAACACCTCTGTCCCCAGTAAAGGTAAAGCAGACGACTCTACTCGGACCACAGAGGAGAAAGGGACAAAGGAAAACACGCCCGAAATGAACCGG GATATCATTTTAAATGGGCAGCCTTCAATACGCAGTTTCTTGAGTCCAGGCAAGTCTGGTCATAAACGCTGCCCACTTCAAGATGAAAACTCTACCACTCCTAGCAGTGAAGCAAGGTGTCTAGGAAAATGTGCTGTAAAAAACGAAACGCAGAAGAAAGACCAAG agaaaaagacAGCTATAAATGCCGATGCTACAAAATTTGAAGAGAAGGAAGCAGAACAGTGTAACGGAGCAGTCACTACAAGTAAAACGGGATGTGTAGCTGCTTCTGTACACTCCAACACAGACGTCTCTACACAAAACGGTGCTGACCGATCCAATGTGAAGAAAGACACTCCACGCAAGGTCAAAGCAAAACAGTCCGCACGAAGAGG agcTGAGAGCAAAGGTTCCCAAAACCGGAAAGTAACAGACTATTACCCAATCAGAAGAAGCTCTAGGAAAAGCAAAAAAGAGTTGCAG tttGAGGAAAAGAAACATATTGATGAATTAATCATATGTGGAATAGAAGATGGAATGaag GTTGAACACATTGAAGGAAAAGGGAGGGGTGTGTTTGCTACTAAACCTTTCCAGAGAGGAGAGTTTGTAGTGGAGTATCATGGAGACCTTATTGAGTTTACAGATGCTAAGAAAAGAGAAGGAATGTATGCACAAGACCCCACAACTGGCTGCTATATGTACTACTTCCAGTACCTGACTAAAACATACTG CGTGGATGCTACAAACGAAACCAGTCGTCTTGGACGActaataaaccacagtaaaaacgGAAACTGTCAAACCAAACTTCACGACATTAACGGAATACCTCACCTGATACTTGTTGCCTCTCGTGATATAGAAAAAGACGAGGAGCTGCTTTATGACTACGGCGACAGAAGCAAAGCCTCACTTGAAGCGCACCCCTGGCTCAAACATTGA
- the LOC121299694 gene encoding N-lysine methyltransferase KMT5A-like isoform X2: MNRDIILNGQPSIRSFLSPGKSGHKRCPLQDENSTTPSSEARCLGKCAVKNETQKKDQEKKTAINADATKFEEKEAEQCNGAVTTSKTGCVAASVHSNTDVSTQNGADRSNVKKDTPRKVKAKQSARRGAESKGSQNRKVTDYYPIRRSSRKSKKELQFEEKKHIDELIICGIEDGMKVEHIEGKGRGVFATKPFQRGEFVVEYHGDLIEFTDAKKREGMYAQDPTTGCYMYYFQYLTKTYCVDATNETSRLGRLINHSKNGNCQTKLHDINGIPHLILVASRDIEKDEELLYDYGDRSKASLEAHPWLKH, encoded by the exons ATGAACCGG GATATCATTTTAAATGGGCAGCCTTCAATACGCAGTTTCTTGAGTCCAGGCAAGTCTGGTCATAAACGCTGCCCACTTCAAGATGAAAACTCTACCACTCCTAGCAGTGAAGCAAGGTGTCTAGGAAAATGTGCTGTAAAAAACGAAACGCAGAAGAAAGACCAAG agaaaaagacAGCTATAAATGCCGATGCTACAAAATTTGAAGAGAAGGAAGCAGAACAGTGTAACGGAGCAGTCACTACAAGTAAAACGGGATGTGTAGCTGCTTCTGTACACTCCAACACAGACGTCTCTACACAAAACGGTGCTGACCGATCCAATGTGAAGAAAGACACTCCACGCAAGGTCAAAGCAAAACAGTCCGCACGAAGAGG agcTGAGAGCAAAGGTTCCCAAAACCGGAAAGTAACAGACTATTACCCAATCAGAAGAAGCTCTAGGAAAAGCAAAAAAGAGTTGCAG tttGAGGAAAAGAAACATATTGATGAATTAATCATATGTGGAATAGAAGATGGAATGaag GTTGAACACATTGAAGGAAAAGGGAGGGGTGTGTTTGCTACTAAACCTTTCCAGAGAGGAGAGTTTGTAGTGGAGTATCATGGAGACCTTATTGAGTTTACAGATGCTAAGAAAAGAGAAGGAATGTATGCACAAGACCCCACAACTGGCTGCTATATGTACTACTTCCAGTACCTGACTAAAACATACTG CGTGGATGCTACAAACGAAACCAGTCGTCTTGGACGActaataaaccacagtaaaaacgGAAACTGTCAAACCAAACTTCACGACATTAACGGAATACCTCACCTGATACTTGTTGCCTCTCGTGATATAGAAAAAGACGAGGAGCTGCTTTATGACTACGGCGACAGAAGCAAAGCCTCACTTGAAGCGCACCCCTGGCTCAAACATTGA